One region of Mycobacterium riyadhense genomic DNA includes:
- a CDS encoding NAD(P)/FAD-dependent oxidoreductase translates to MSPQPEPAAQQGGRHRVVIIGSGFGGLNAAKKLKRADVDIKLIARTTHHLFQPLLYQVATGIISEGEIAPPTRVVLRKQRNVQVLLGNVTHIDLANQTVVSELLGHTYETPYDSLIVAAGAGQSYFGNDHFAEFAPGMKSIDDALELRGRILSAFEQAERSSDPERRAKLLTFTVVGAGPTGVEMAGQIAELAEHTLKGAFRHIDSTKARVILLDAAPAVLPPMGEKLGERAAARLKRLGVEIQLGAMVTDVDRNGITVKDSDGTIRRIESACKVWSAGVQASRLGRDLADQSDVELDRAGRVQVLPDLSIPGHPNVFVVGDMAAVEGVPGVAQGAIQGAKYVASTIKAELAGADPTEREPFQYFDKGSMATVSRFSAVAKIGPLEFSGFIAWLIWLVLHLVYLIGFKTKITTLLSWTVTFLSTRRGQLTITDQQAFARTRLEQLAELAAEAKSSMAWKAS, encoded by the coding sequence ATGAGTCCCCAGCCAGAACCCGCAGCACAACAGGGCGGTCGGCATCGAGTTGTCATCATCGGATCAGGGTTCGGCGGACTCAATGCGGCAAAGAAGCTCAAGCGCGCCGACGTCGACATCAAGCTGATCGCTCGCACCACTCATCACTTGTTCCAGCCGTTGCTGTATCAGGTGGCCACCGGGATCATCTCGGAGGGTGAGATCGCGCCGCCCACCCGCGTCGTGCTGCGCAAGCAGCGCAACGTCCAGGTGTTGCTGGGCAACGTCACCCACATCGACCTGGCCAACCAGACCGTCGTCTCGGAGCTGCTTGGCCACACCTACGAAACCCCTTACGACAGCCTGATTGTCGCCGCGGGCGCCGGGCAGTCGTACTTCGGAAACGACCACTTCGCCGAGTTTGCGCCGGGCATGAAGTCAATCGATGACGCGCTGGAATTGCGGGGCCGCATCCTGAGCGCCTTCGAGCAGGCCGAACGGTCAAGCGATCCGGAACGACGCGCCAAGCTGCTGACCTTCACCGTCGTCGGAGCCGGTCCCACCGGAGTCGAAATGGCCGGGCAGATCGCCGAATTGGCCGAACACACCCTCAAGGGCGCGTTCCGGCACATCGACTCGACCAAAGCACGGGTGATCCTGCTCGACGCCGCGCCCGCGGTGCTGCCACCGATGGGTGAGAAACTCGGTGAGCGCGCGGCCGCACGGCTGAAGAGGCTGGGCGTGGAGATCCAGCTGGGCGCGATGGTCACCGATGTGGACCGCAACGGCATCACCGTCAAGGACTCCGACGGCACCATCCGGCGCATCGAGTCGGCGTGCAAGGTGTGGTCTGCCGGGGTGCAGGCCAGCCGGCTCGGCCGGGATCTCGCCGACCAGTCCGACGTCGAGCTCGACCGGGCCGGGCGCGTCCAAGTGCTACCTGACCTGTCCATCCCCGGACATCCGAACGTCTTCGTCGTCGGCGACATGGCCGCCGTCGAGGGTGTGCCGGGTGTGGCCCAGGGCGCAATTCAGGGCGCCAAGTACGTCGCCAGCACCATTAAGGCCGAACTGGCCGGGGCCGACCCGACGGAGCGAGAGCCCTTCCAGTACTTCGACAAGGGTTCTATGGCCACGGTTTCGAGGTTCTCGGCGGTGGCCAAGATCGGCCCACTGGAGTTCAGTGGCTTTATCGCATGGCTGATTTGGCTGGTGCTGCACCTGGTGTACCTGATCGGGTTCAAGACCAAGATCACCACGCTGCTGTCCTGGACGGTGACCTTCCTGAGCACCCGGCGCGGCCAGCTGACGATCACCGACCAGCAGGCGTTCGCGCGCACCCGGCTCGAACAGTTGGCGGAGCTGGCCGCCGAGGCCAAATCCTCGATGGCCTGGAAAGCCAGCTAG
- a CDS encoding urease subunit alpha encodes MAKLTRERYAQLFGPTTGDRIRLADTNLLVQVTEDRSGGPGLAGDEAVFGGGKVLRESMGQGRATRAEGAPDTVITGAVIIDYWGIIKADIGIRDGRIVGIGKAGNPDIMTGVHRDLVVGPSTEIIGGNGRIVTAGTVDCHVHLVCPQIIVEALGAGTTTIIGGGTGPAEGTKATTVTPGEWHLARMLESLDSWPVNFALLGKGNTVSADALWEQLRGGASGFKLHEDWGSTPAAIDACLTVAEAAGVQVALHSDTLNELGFVEDTIGAIAGRSIHAYHTEGAGGGHAPDIITVAAHRNVLPSSTNPTRPHTVNTLDEHLDMLMVCHHLNPRIPEDLAFAESRIRPSTIAAEDLLHDMGAISMIGSDSQAMGRVGEVVLRTWQTAHVMKARRGALEGDPSGSQAADNNRVRRYIAKYTICPAITHGLDHLVGSVEVGKLADLVLWEPAFFGVRPHLVLKGGAIAWAAMGDANASIPTPQPVLPRPMFGAAPPTAAATSVHFVAPQAIEARLPERLAVNRRVVPVNDVRAVSKADLPLNDVLPNIDVEPDTFTVRINGQVWQQQPAAELPMAQRYFLF; translated from the coding sequence ATGGCAAAGCTAACTAGGGAGCGCTACGCGCAGCTATTCGGACCAACCACCGGAGACCGGATCCGGCTGGCCGATACCAACCTGCTGGTACAAGTCACAGAAGACCGCAGCGGGGGGCCTGGATTGGCCGGCGACGAGGCGGTGTTCGGTGGCGGCAAGGTGCTGCGTGAGTCCATGGGCCAGGGGCGGGCGACCCGCGCCGAGGGCGCGCCCGACACCGTGATCACCGGCGCGGTGATTATCGATTACTGGGGAATCATCAAGGCCGACATCGGAATTCGCGATGGCCGCATCGTGGGAATCGGAAAGGCCGGCAATCCCGACATCATGACGGGTGTGCATCGGGATCTGGTCGTCGGACCGTCTACCGAAATCATTGGCGGCAACGGCCGAATCGTCACCGCCGGCACCGTCGACTGCCACGTCCACCTGGTTTGCCCACAGATCATCGTCGAAGCGCTCGGAGCGGGGACGACCACGATTATTGGCGGCGGCACCGGGCCCGCCGAGGGAACCAAGGCCACTACCGTCACCCCCGGCGAGTGGCACCTGGCCCGGATGCTGGAGTCACTGGATTCCTGGCCAGTGAACTTTGCTTTGCTCGGCAAGGGAAACACCGTGAGTGCCGACGCGCTGTGGGAGCAATTACGCGGTGGCGCATCGGGTTTCAAACTGCATGAGGATTGGGGATCCACACCCGCGGCCATCGACGCCTGCTTGACTGTCGCCGAGGCCGCCGGTGTGCAGGTCGCGCTGCATTCCGACACCCTCAACGAGCTGGGGTTCGTCGAGGACACCATTGGCGCGATCGCCGGACGCTCAATTCACGCCTACCACACCGAGGGTGCCGGCGGCGGGCACGCCCCGGACATCATCACCGTCGCCGCACACCGGAATGTGCTGCCTAGCTCCACCAATCCCACCCGTCCGCACACGGTCAACACCCTCGACGAGCACCTCGACATGCTGATGGTGTGTCACCATCTCAACCCCCGGATACCGGAAGACCTAGCGTTCGCCGAGAGCCGGATCCGGCCGTCGACCATCGCAGCCGAGGACTTGCTGCACGACATGGGCGCGATCTCGATGATTGGCAGCGACTCACAGGCCATGGGCCGCGTCGGCGAGGTGGTGCTGCGCACCTGGCAGACCGCGCATGTGATGAAGGCGCGTCGCGGGGCATTGGAAGGCGACCCGTCTGGCAGCCAAGCCGCCGACAACAATCGGGTCCGGCGGTATATCGCGAAATACACCATCTGTCCGGCCATTACACACGGCCTGGACCATCTGGTCGGTTCGGTTGAGGTGGGCAAATTGGCCGACCTGGTGCTGTGGGAACCGGCATTTTTCGGAGTCCGTCCGCACCTCGTGCTCAAGGGCGGCGCGATCGCCTGGGCGGCGATGGGTGACGCGAACGCGTCCATCCCGACGCCCCAACCCGTGCTTCCGCGGCCGATGTTCGGCGCTGCCCCGCCCACCGCGGCGGCCACCTCGGTGCACTTTGTCGCACCACAAGCGATCGAGGCGCGCCTGCCCGAGCGGCTCGCGGTCAACCGTCGAGTGGTTCCGGTGAACGACGTGCGCGCCGTCAGCAAGGCTGACCTGCCACTCAACGATGTGCTGCCCAACATCGATGTCGAGCCCGACACCTTCACCGTGCGCATCAATGGGCAGGTGTGGCAACAGCAGCCGGCCGCCGAACTTCCCATGGCGCAGCGGTATTTCCTGTTCTGA
- a CDS encoding PE family protein, whose translation MSLVVVAPETVQAAVRDLLDIGSGLQAANTAATAITGVGAPGLDEVSEAVTSLINAFGQTYREISVQAAAFYAQFVQLLHIAAEWYWATDAINDVVLAQGIDDQIDTSPPGG comes from the coding sequence GTGTCGCTTGTGGTCGTGGCACCGGAGACGGTCCAGGCGGCGGTCCGGGACCTGCTGGACATCGGCTCGGGGCTGCAAGCGGCCAATACAGCGGCGACGGCGATAACTGGGGTGGGTGCGCCGGGTCTCGACGAGGTGTCGGAGGCGGTCACGTCGCTGATCAACGCGTTCGGTCAGACCTATCGGGAGATTAGCGTTCAGGCGGCTGCGTTTTACGCCCAGTTCGTGCAGCTCCTCCATATCGCTGCCGAATGGTATTGGGCCACCGACGCTATCAATGACGTCGTTTTAGCGCAGGGAATCGACGATCAGATAGATACCAGCCCACCCGGCGGCTAG
- a CDS encoding urease accessory protein UreF, producing MASLATLLALADSRLPSGAHVHSGGIEEAVVSGMVTDLATLEAFLTRRIRTHGLVTASIAVAVQRGDLALDDADHETDARTPAPAARQASRSQGRGLARLARLIWPDAQWDALGRRPHLAVVAGRVGTLSGLAPDHNALHLIYTTMTGSATAAQRLLALDPADVAALTFRLCDLCEAIAIEAIAGLADLSDPLLDTLAQRHAERERPLFAS from the coding sequence ATGGCTTCGCTCGCAACGCTTCTCGCGCTGGCCGACTCACGGCTGCCCAGCGGCGCGCACGTGCACTCCGGTGGCATCGAAGAAGCTGTCGTCAGCGGGATGGTAACCGACCTGGCCACCCTGGAGGCGTTCCTTACACGGCGAATCCGCACGCACGGACTGGTCACGGCGTCGATTGCCGTCGCGGTACAGCGAGGCGATCTAGCCCTCGATGACGCCGATCATGAGACCGATGCGCGCACCCCGGCGCCGGCCGCCAGACAGGCGTCGCGCAGCCAGGGCCGGGGGCTGGCGCGTCTGGCGCGCCTGATCTGGCCCGACGCGCAATGGGATGCGCTGGGCAGGCGCCCGCATCTTGCGGTTGTCGCCGGGCGCGTGGGAACGCTGAGCGGCCTCGCCCCCGACCACAACGCCCTGCACCTCATCTACACCACGATGACCGGCTCTGCCACCGCCGCGCAGCGCCTGCTGGCGCTCGACCCCGCCGACGTGGCCGCTCTGACCTTCCGACTCTGCGACCTATGCGAGGCCATCGCCATCGAGGCAATCGCCGGACTCGCCGACTTATCCGACCCGTTGCTCGACACGCTCGCACAGCGCCATGCCGAACGCGAGCGTCCCCTGTTCGCCTCCTGA
- the ureG gene encoding urease accessory protein UreG has protein sequence MTRHFHSDTHSHPHVHTDRPKRVRQPGEPLRIGVGGPVGSGKTALVAALCRQLRDELSVAVLTNDIYTTEDADFLRKHAVLPDDRIAAVQTGGCPHTAIRDDITANLDAIDDLIAAQDHLDLILVESGGDNLTATFSSGLVDVQIFVVDVAGGDKVPRKGGPGVTYSDLLVINKTDLAPLVGADLQVMARDADVVRGGRPTVLQSLIEDPAASQVLAWVRTQLAS, from the coding sequence ATGACACGGCATTTCCACTCTGACACCCACTCCCACCCACACGTGCACACCGATCGCCCAAAGCGGGTCCGCCAGCCCGGCGAGCCGCTGCGCATCGGCGTCGGCGGCCCGGTCGGCTCCGGAAAGACCGCGTTGGTCGCCGCCCTTTGTCGGCAGTTACGGGACGAGCTGTCGGTGGCGGTACTGACCAATGACATCTACACCACCGAAGACGCCGACTTCCTGCGCAAGCATGCGGTGCTGCCCGACGATCGGATCGCGGCCGTGCAGACCGGCGGTTGCCCGCACACCGCGATCCGTGACGACATCACCGCGAATCTGGACGCGATCGACGACTTGATCGCTGCACAAGATCATCTGGACCTGATATTGGTCGAATCCGGTGGCGACAACCTCACGGCCACCTTCTCTTCGGGCTTGGTGGACGTGCAGATCTTCGTGGTCGATGTGGCCGGCGGCGACAAGGTACCGCGCAAGGGCGGACCGGGAGTCACCTATTCGGATCTGTTGGTAATCAACAAAACTGACCTGGCTCCGCTGGTGGGCGCAGACCTGCAGGTGATGGCACGCGACGCCGACGTGGTGCGCGGGGGGCGCCCGACCGTGCTGCAATCGTTGATCGAAGACCCAGCCGCAAGCCAAGTTCTGGCCTGGGTTCGCACCCAGCTGGCCAGCTGA
- a CDS encoding urease accessory protein UreD yields MHSKVLVVASRNRLPRIDCRGGVQARCTAPDTVHLVSAAAIPLGGDTIDIRVIVEEGARLKLRSAAATVALPGPRTPASHARWRIDVSGTLDVDLEPTVVAASARHWSWVVLALHDDGQIRFRERVQVGRCNEREGFWSGSLWADRRDRPLLRHRVELGAGSLADDVLAAPCATINELYYPTTSFADCFEPGSTVLALADGGTLRTWQGDRLAG; encoded by the coding sequence ATGCATTCTAAGGTACTGGTTGTCGCGTCACGAAACCGCTTGCCGCGCATCGACTGCCGTGGCGGGGTCCAGGCGCGCTGCACCGCACCGGATACGGTGCACCTGGTGTCGGCAGCCGCCATCCCATTGGGCGGCGACACCATAGACATTCGGGTGATCGTCGAGGAGGGCGCGCGGCTCAAGCTGCGTAGCGCCGCCGCCACCGTCGCCTTGCCCGGTCCACGGACCCCGGCGTCGCACGCCCGCTGGCGGATCGATGTGAGCGGAACCCTGGATGTGGATCTCGAGCCGACGGTTGTCGCTGCGTCAGCCCGGCATTGGTCCTGGGTAGTTTTGGCGCTGCACGACGATGGCCAGATTCGCTTCCGGGAGCGGGTGCAGGTCGGCAGATGCAATGAGCGCGAAGGGTTTTGGTCGGGATCGCTGTGGGCCGACCGGCGTGACCGGCCGCTGCTGCGTCATCGGGTCGAGCTGGGAGCCGGGTCGCTGGCCGACGACGTCCTCGCCGCACCGTGCGCCACCATCAACGAGTTATATTATCCGACAACGTCATTCGCTGATTGCTTCGAGCCGGGGTCGACGGTGTTGGCGTTGGCCGATGGCGGGACGCTGCGCACCTGGCAGGGCGACCGGTTAGCCGGTTAG
- a CDS encoding PE family protein: MSSFVIATAGSLASAAEGLTGLEEAIRAANASAASSTTHVLTAAGDEVSAAIARLFGTYGYEYQALSAQAARFHAQFVQALTAGAREYTAVEAANASRLQTLGQDVLAVTNAHTEALLGHPLIGTGSTAAPAAATQIYNGPIPWFPGTLTMNQVVSDSGAVSFSGNLAVGEAVLAPFRLLTLGAIPANMVVSFQNSAATAVSQLLGGQVPAALQTLLMSPLIAINDGINGTFTVTLPLPDALVQQLSSGAITSATVSLGLGPWGAVGPAVITAQPGSLAATVTLS, encoded by the coding sequence ATGTCATCTTTTGTGATAGCGACTGCTGGGAGTTTGGCGTCGGCGGCGGAGGGTTTGACCGGGCTCGAGGAGGCGATTAGGGCGGCAAATGCGTCGGCGGCCAGCTCGACAACGCACGTGCTGACCGCGGCCGGCGACGAGGTGTCGGCGGCAATCGCGAGGCTGTTTGGCACCTACGGCTACGAATATCAGGCGCTGAGTGCCCAGGCGGCGAGGTTTCATGCCCAGTTTGTGCAGGCGCTGACTGCCGGTGCGCGGGAGTACACGGCAGTCGAGGCCGCCAACGCCTCGCGGTTGCAGACCCTGGGGCAGGACGTGCTTGCCGTGACCAATGCCCACACCGAGGCGTTGCTGGGTCACCCGTTGATCGGGACCGGCTCGACTGCCGCCCCCGCGGCAGCCACCCAGATCTACAATGGTCCGATTCCGTGGTTTCCGGGGACGCTGACGATGAACCAGGTGGTATCGGATTCAGGGGCCGTCTCCTTTTCGGGCAATCTTGCCGTCGGGGAGGCCGTACTGGCCCCCTTTAGGCTGCTTACTTTGGGGGCTATACCGGCCAACATGGTGGTCTCGTTCCAAAATTCCGCCGCAACAGCTGTCAGCCAACTCCTAGGGGGACAGGTGCCGGCCGCCCTCCAGACGCTCTTGATGTCTCCCCTTATCGCCATCAACGACGGCATTAACGGAACATTTACGGTAACCCTGCCATTGCCTGATGCGCTGGTGCAGCAATTATCGTCAGGCGCAATTACGTCAGCCACGGTCAGCCTTGGGCTTGGCCCCTGGGGCGCAGTGGGGCCTGCTGTGATTACGGCGCAACCGGGTTCACTTGCGGCTACAGTGACGCTAAGTTGA